A single Limanda limanda chromosome 19, fLimLim1.1, whole genome shotgun sequence DNA region contains:
- the LOC133025799 gene encoding inactive phospholipase C-like protein 2: protein MAEFGEKKQCAVGSSPADRGEPVSNGSCSGTSGSLRRLQKTSSCESPAWGTPGSDSASKTIPRRSSLIKDGTRAGRERKKTVSFSSSLSEKKISSAADCIHSMVEGSELKKIRPNSRVYQRYYLLDAGLQALCWEPSKKESDKARISLASIREVRTGRNTDTFRTSGVYEQISEDCAFSIIYGDVYENLDLVANSAEVANIWVTGLRYLMQYGKHALDMLASSQDSLRLGWLEQLFSSAADLEGQEDEDEGIRLRSAVKLIQSVNPGVSSGKVEHRFKELKRVRERMSLLSLDNGSAGKDQVETKRPLGKIEQVTKPEFIEVFHDFCTRPEIYFLLVQFSSNKEFLDTNDLMRFLEAEQGMTQVSEETSLKLIQSHEPSSEGRQQGYLSLDGFTSYLTSAACNLLDGEHGAVCQDMSQPLSHYYINSSHNTYLIEDQFKGPSDISGYIRALKMGCRCVEVDVWDGPEEEPVVCTGHTLSPPLSLRCVLEAIGRFAFVASDYPLIVCVENHCSLQQQKTMWKHLMGILGDKFYTNPPDEGDSYLPSPHVLRHRILLKGKKLGPSSDGEDGEVSEDDEGAEMCQRMKAANSGGATPGGSEKETSQKSIAQSHPPHPPHPPSKQLQLSKELSDLVTLCRSVTFADFPTSSKIQKPWELCSFHESLAVRLAGESPGDFVNHNKHFLSRVYPNPMRIDSSNMNPQDLWKCGCQIVSMNFQTAGLMMDLNTAWFRQNGNCGYVLRPAIMRQEVSYFSADTRETVPGVSPQLLHVKVISGQNLPKPRGSGAKGDVVDPYVYVEIHGIPADCTERRTRTVTQDGDNPIFDESFEFEINLPELAMVRFVVLDDDFIGDEFIGQYTIPLECLQPGYRHVPLQCLTGEELPHAKLFVHVALTNRRGGGKPHKRGLSVRKARKGRNYTALRDLGVRAVDEVFKTVAPLLREATDLRENMQNSVAVFRELCGVSAVANLMQCVLALSSRVSGPDEMPLLLFDLRDQYPTLEPQGPLPDVLRRVVSTYELMVHASRAVMDLSDGIYDRILQIQTTAMEFHEKLPSLAAKEGLKGRKVSRALESFSWNITILKGQANLLKRAKAEVQENTKQVHDAALTGNLSKEGQGVTRVRSVTRRGQEEKERGSTPLL from the exons ATGGCTGAATTCGGGGAGAAGAAGCAGTGCGCCGTCGGTTCGAGCCCGGCGGACCGGGGGGAGCCGGTGTCCAACGGGAGCTGCAGCGGGACCTCGGGCTCGCTGAGGAGGCTCCAGAAGACCTCCAGCTGCGAGTCCCCGGCGTGGGGGACCCCGGGCTCAGACTCAGCATCCAAGACCATCCCTCGACGCAGCAGTCTGATCAAG GATGGGACACGCGCGGGTCgtgagaggaagaagacggtgtccttcagcagcagcctgtCAGAGAAGAAGATCAGCAGCGCCGCCGACTGTATCCACTCCATG GTTGAAGGGAGCGAGCTGAAGAAGATCCGGCCTAACTCACGTGTCTACCAGCGCTACTACTTGCTGGACGCGGGCCTCCAGGCTCTGTGCTGGGAGCCGTCCAAGAAGGAATCAGACAAAGCCCGCATCTCTCTCGCCTCCATACGAGAG GTCCGGACAGGTCGTAACACGGACACCTTCCGCACCAGTGGAGTTTATGAGCAGATCTCCGAGGACTGTGCCTTTTCCATCATCTATGGAGACGTATATGAAAACCTGGACCTGGTGGCCAACTCTGCTGAAGTGGCAAACATTTGGGTGACTGGACTAAG GTATCTGATGCAGTATGGGAAACACGCCCTGGACATGCTGGCCAGCAGCCAGGACAGCCTTCGTCTCGGCTGGCTCGAGCAGCTGTTCTCCTCGGCCGCTGATCTGGAAGGCCAGGAAGATGAGGACGAAGGGATCCGCTTGCGGTCGGCCGTCAAGCTGATTCAGAGCGTGAACCCTGGCGTGAGCAGTGGGAAAGTGGAGCACAGGTTTAAAGAGCTGAAAAGAGTTAGGGAGAGGATGTCCTTACTCTCATTGGATAACGGATCCGCTGGTAAAGATCAGGTCGAAACCAAAAGACCACTGGGAAAAATCGAGCAAGTCACCAAGCCGGAGTTTATCGAGGTCTTTCACGACTTTTGCACTCGTCCAGAGATCTACTTTCTGTTGGTGCAGTTCTCGAGCAACAAGGAGTTCCTGGACACCAACGACCTGATGAGGTTCCTTGAGGCTGAGCAAGGCATGACTCAA gtgagtgaggagaccAGTCTGAAGCTCATCCAATCCCACGAGCCGTCGTCGGAAGGCCGGCAGCAGGGGTACCTGTCACTGGACGGCTTTACCAGCTACCTCACTTCAGCGGCGTGCAACCTCCTCGATGGGGAGCACGGCGCCGTGTGCCAGGACATGTCCCAGCCTTTGTCCCACTACTACATTAACTCCTCCCACAACACGTACCTCATCGAGGACCAGTTCAAGGGTCCCTCCGACATCTCCGGCTACATCCGCGCCCTCAAGATGGGCTGTCGATGTGTGGAAGTGGACGTTTGGGACGGCCCTGAGGAGGAGCCAGTGGTGTGCACGGGCCACACCCTGTCCCCACCACTGTCCCTGCGTTGTGTGTTGGAAGCAATTGGACGGTTTGCATTTGTGGCATCAGATTACCCATTAATTGTATGTGTTGAGAACCACTGTTCACTTCAACAGCAGAAAACAATGTGGAAACACCTCATGGGAATACTAGGGGATAAGTTTTACACAAATCCCCCTGATGAAGGGGACTCTTACCTCCCGTCGCCTCATGTGTTACGGCATCGGATCCTCCTGAAGGGTAAGAAGTTGGGTCCGAGTTCTGACGGTGAGGACGGGGAGGTAAGTGAGGACGATGAAGGGGCAGAGATGTGTCAGAGGATGAAGGCAGCTAATAGCGGTGGGGCCACGCCCGGAGGAAGTGAGAAGGAAACATCGCAGAAAAGCATCGCTCagtctcatcctcctcatcctccccatCCTCCGTCCAAACAGTTGCAGCTCTCGAAGGAGCTGTCCGACCTCGTGACTCTTTGCCGCTCAGTGACCTTCGCCGACTTCCCGACATCATCCAAAATCCAAAAACCTTGGGAGCTGTGTTCCTTTCACGAGTCTCTGGCCGTGCGTCTCGCTGGCGAAAGCCCCGGAGACTTTGTCAATCACAACAAGCATTTCCTGTCGCGGGTGTACCCCAACCCCATGCGCATCGACTCGAGCAACATGAACCCTCAGGACCTGTGGAAGTGTGGGTGCCAAATTGTGTCCATGAATTTTCAGACGGCGGGACTAATGATGGACCTGAACACGGCTTGGTTCCGGCAGAACGGGAACTGCGGTTACGTCCTGCGCCCGGCCATCATGCGGCAGGAAGTGTCGTATTTCAGTGCCGACACCAGGGAGACGGTGCCGGGTGTGTCTCCACAGCTGCTTCATGTGAAG GTGATCAGTGGCCAGAACCTGCCCAAGCCGAGAGGTTCAGGGGCCAAAGGGGACGTGGTGGACCCGTACGTGTACGTGGAGATCCACGGCATCCCGGCCGACTGCACCGAGCGCCGCACCAGGACCGTGACCCAGGACGGGGACAACCCGATCTTCGACGAGAGCTTCGAGTTCGAGATCAATCTGCCAGAGCTCGCCATGGTTCGCTTTGTGGTGCTGGATGATGACTTCATAGGGGACGAGTTCATAG GTCAATACACCATCCCTTTAGAGTGTCTCCAGCCTGGCTACCGTCATGTGCCACTCCAGTGTCTGACGGGAGAGGAACTCCCCCACGCTAAGCTGTTTGTCCATGTGGCCCTCACCAATCGTAGAGGGGGGGGAAAGCCTCACAAACGGGGCCTGTCTGTGCGGAAGGCCCGGAAGGGAAGGAACTACACAGCTCTGAGGGACCTGGGCGTCCGGGCCGTGGACGAGGTTTTCAAGACGGTTGCTCCACTGCTGAGGGAGGCTACTGACCTGAGGGAAAATATGcag AACTCAGTGGCAGTGTTCAGGGAGCTGTGCGGAGTGTCCGCTGTGGCCAACCTCATGCAGTGCGTCCTGGCTCTGAGCTCCCGAGTGTCCGGCCCAGACGAGatgcctctgctgctgtttgacctCCGGGACCAGTACCCCACCCTGGAGCCCCAGGGGCCTCTGCCTGACGTCCTCCGCCGGGTCGTCTCCACCTATGAActg ATGGTCCACGCAAGCCGAGCAGTGATGGATCTCTCCGATGGAATCTACGACAGGATCCTGCAAATACAGACAACGG CGATGGAGTTTCATGAGAAGCTGCCGAGCCTGGCAGCGAAGGAGGGGCTGAAAGGTCGCAAGGTCAGCCGAGCGCTGGAAAGTTTCAGCTGGAACATCACTATCCTTAag GGCCAGGCCAACCTCCTGAAGCGGGCCAAGGCTGAGGTCCAGGAGAACACGAAGCAGGTCCACGACGCGGCTCTGACCGGAAACCTCAGCAAGGAGGGTCAGGGAGTGACGAGGGTCCGCTCCGTAACGCGAAGAggccaggaggagaaggagagaggatcCACACCTCTGCTGTAG